One segment of Geitlerinema sp. PCC 9228 DNA contains the following:
- a CDS encoding 16S rRNA (cytosine(967)-C(5))-methyltransferase, whose protein sequence is MSNARQIAFLALRDTYKKSLYADVALHRWLEKQGQNLSTADRRLATELVYGCVRSQRTLDALIDAFATKPASQQPLNQRLILHLGLYQIQYLSRIPPSAAVNTTVELAKKNGLGGLKGFINGLLRQYLRQADTGTLPAFCYLQKGELDTVAYLGTAYSFPDWIVNNWVEQLGAAEAEKLCAWMNQSPSIDLRVNPQKATLEQVQQALQTKEIPAQRVTIASGDRQFFLPQALRLQGSIGAIQALPGYSEGWWSVQDSSAQLVTHLLNPQPGETVVDACAPPGGKTGHIAELIGDRGTVWAIVKPETKHRQPGYGSQRSKRLQENLERLQVRSVKIELGDSRNLPQFQNQAHRVLVDAPCSGLGTLHRRVDARWRQQPGNIPELAQLQSEILTHAATWVKPGGVLVYATCTVHPLENESVLETFLAHHPQWEILPPDASSPLFPLLVDGKWMKVFPHRHHMDGFFMARLQKKASGYNKFRSEAIAHFDFLGNSNRKPK, encoded by the coding sequence ATGAGCAACGCACGACAAATTGCTTTCCTCGCTTTACGGGATACTTATAAAAAAAGCTTGTACGCCGACGTGGCTTTGCATCGATGGTTGGAAAAGCAAGGGCAAAATTTATCAACCGCCGATCGCCGTTTGGCTACAGAATTGGTATACGGATGCGTGCGATCGCAACGAACCCTTGATGCCCTCATCGACGCTTTTGCCACCAAACCCGCCAGCCAACAACCCCTCAACCAACGCCTCATTTTGCACTTGGGATTGTACCAAATTCAATATCTTTCCCGCATTCCCCCCTCCGCTGCTGTTAATACCACTGTGGAACTAGCGAAAAAGAACGGTTTGGGCGGTTTAAAAGGATTTATCAATGGTTTGCTGCGGCAGTATCTCCGTCAAGCCGATACCGGTACGCTACCCGCTTTTTGCTATCTCCAAAAGGGCGAACTTGATACCGTTGCCTATCTCGGTACCGCCTATAGCTTCCCCGATTGGATCGTCAACAACTGGGTGGAACAACTGGGTGCAGCAGAAGCAGAAAAACTCTGTGCTTGGATGAACCAGTCTCCGAGCATAGATTTGCGCGTTAATCCTCAGAAAGCTACCCTCGAACAAGTACAGCAAGCCCTACAAACCAAAGAAATTCCCGCACAGCGCGTTACTATAGCTAGCGGCGATCGCCAATTTTTCCTCCCCCAAGCCTTGCGCTTGCAAGGAAGTATTGGAGCAATTCAAGCACTGCCGGGCTATTCAGAAGGTTGGTGGAGTGTACAAGACAGTAGCGCCCAGTTGGTAACGCATTTGCTAAACCCGCAACCTGGGGAAACTGTTGTGGATGCCTGTGCACCTCCTGGGGGCAAAACCGGTCATATTGCCGAGTTAATAGGCGATCGCGGTACGGTTTGGGCAATTGTAAAACCAGAAACCAAACACCGGCAACCGGGATACGGCAGCCAACGGAGCAAACGCTTGCAAGAGAACTTAGAACGCTTACAAGTGCGATCGGTAAAAATTGAATTGGGGGATAGCCGCAACTTGCCTCAGTTCCAAAACCAAGCCCATCGGGTTTTGGTGGATGCGCCTTGTTCTGGATTGGGAACCTTACACCGACGCGTAGATGCCCGTTGGCGGCAGCAACCGGGAAATATTCCCGAACTCGCACAACTACAATCAGAAATTTTAACCCATGCAGCTACTTGGGTGAAACCAGGGGGGGTTTTGGTGTACGCCACCTGTACGGTTCATCCCTTGGAAAATGAAAGTGTTCTCGAAACTTTTCTTGCCCATCATCCCCAATGGGAAATTTTGCCGCCGGATGCCAGTTCGCCATTGTTTCCTTTGTTGGTTGATGGTAAATGGATGAAGGTATTTCCCCACCGCCATCACATGGATGGATTTTTTATGGCGAGATTGCAAAAAAAAGCTTCCGGTTACAATAAATTTCGATCGGAAGCGATCGCTCATTTCGACTTTTTGGGGAATTCTAACCGTAAGCCAAAATAG
- a CDS encoding tetratricopeptide repeat protein — translation MTQYQAQSTTALPEAIARYTQALEALEADTSKPSPPTVLEVLLARDEVKNALEDTDKADPQDVNTIIQLDQRLQKQAKVISRRGDLPNWRNSLKPDESSWWWFFQTVKKVNQWDRLDWLWNLLTAGSLAVTASLFITIFQALSVGGGVTWQQSFAGIAQGTGLLVIAQSSLTSKGQERVKAFLRNTGIPDYLYSEVLFGASALLLLVSYVVYDQLPERLLKQGKEYQNNGNLSQAETRYLQALNLDPENSDINLSLGEVYESLGSLDQALSQYRVAALEGTPKALNNMGHVYLHRYNPVKRRNTPIVAETFLRLGLQRASLEVENQEDSQKQENKAEKLQTKYLLQQNLGWSLLMQKEYDEAEKYLEASRDTYDEILDSEPNSPGKEVKEEEKIAMASECLLTQVYQIQQRSTDEINSMYQACLDRSLPQSVDQYKWLMSVGERRLADCINTSKVVKFPGLDESEQGAGGFKPAESCSSEFITTPPKITNTEDVEKLRVQLYDKIHREWTERPNFTQQLDYQVTVNSDGTLVGYKPLGALERKFLLQTPLPKIAKLGSNDRAVTQFQVSFKPNWTHNVSAIATSAQ, via the coding sequence ATGACACAATATCAAGCGCAATCTACCACTGCTTTGCCAGAAGCGATCGCGCGCTACACGCAAGCCCTAGAAGCTCTAGAAGCAGACACTTCCAAGCCATCGCCACCCACAGTTTTAGAAGTCTTGCTTGCCCGCGACGAAGTGAAAAATGCCTTAGAAGATACGGACAAAGCAGATCCTCAAGACGTAAATACCATTATTCAACTGGACCAACGCCTGCAAAAACAAGCCAAAGTCATTTCCCGTCGCGGCGACCTACCCAACTGGCGCAACTCCCTCAAACCCGACGAATCGTCCTGGTGGTGGTTTTTCCAAACAGTCAAAAAAGTCAACCAATGGGATCGGTTGGACTGGTTGTGGAACCTCCTAACAGCGGGCAGTTTAGCCGTTACCGCCAGTTTATTCATTACCATTTTCCAAGCACTCTCCGTAGGAGGTGGGGTCACTTGGCAGCAATCCTTTGCCGGTATCGCCCAAGGTACGGGATTGTTGGTGATCGCCCAAAGCAGTTTAACCTCGAAAGGACAAGAGCGCGTCAAAGCATTTTTGCGCAACACCGGCATTCCCGACTATTTGTACAGCGAGGTATTGTTTGGTGCTTCGGCGTTGCTTTTGTTGGTTTCCTACGTAGTGTACGATCAACTGCCAGAGCGACTCCTCAAACAAGGTAAGGAATACCAGAATAACGGCAACCTCTCCCAAGCCGAAACGCGGTACTTGCAAGCTCTCAACTTAGACCCAGAAAACTCCGATATCAATTTATCTTTGGGAGAAGTATACGAATCGCTGGGTTCTTTAGATCAAGCATTAAGCCAATATCGAGTTGCCGCTTTAGAAGGCACGCCAAAAGCCCTCAACAATATGGGGCACGTTTATCTGCATCGCTACAACCCCGTCAAACGTCGCAACACGCCTATTGTCGCCGAGACTTTCTTACGTTTGGGATTGCAACGGGCATCCCTGGAAGTAGAAAACCAAGAAGACAGTCAAAAGCAAGAAAACAAAGCAGAAAAATTGCAAACCAAATATCTACTCCAGCAAAACTTGGGTTGGTCGCTGTTGATGCAAAAAGAGTACGACGAAGCCGAAAAATACCTGGAAGCGTCTAGGGATACCTACGACGAAATCTTGGATAGCGAACCAAATAGCCCAGGCAAAGAAGTTAAAGAAGAAGAAAAAATTGCCATGGCTTCCGAGTGCTTGCTAACGCAGGTCTATCAGATTCAACAACGTTCTACTGACGAAATTAACAGCATGTATCAAGCTTGCCTCGATCGCAGTTTGCCCCAATCTGTAGACCAGTATAAATGGTTGATGAGCGTGGGCGAGCGCCGTCTGGCCGATTGCATCAACACGAGCAAAGTAGTGAAGTTTCCAGGTTTGGATGAGTCCGAGCAAGGTGCTGGTGGGTTCAAGCCAGCAGAAAGCTGTAGCAGCGAATTTATTACCACACCGCCAAAAATCACCAATACAGAAGATGTGGAGAAATTACGGGTGCAGCTGTACGACAAGATCCACCGAGAGTGGACCGAACGACCCAATTTCACGCAACAACTTGACTATCAAGTAACCGTAAACTCCGACGGAACGCTGGTTGGCTACAAACCCCTGGGTGCGCTGGAACGGAAATTTTTGCTGCAAACGCCGTTGCCGAAAATAGCCAAACTAGGCAGTAACGATCGAGCCGTCACCCAATTTCAAGTGTCTTTTAAACCCAACTGGACCCACAACGTGTCTGCCATAGCAACATCAGCCCAATAA
- a CDS encoding pitrilysin family protein: MSVTLHTSKTAPQLNFPTVRRLDNGLTVVAEQLPVEAVNLSLWLQVGSAVEPDSINGMAHFLEHMIFKGTPRLAGGEFERLVEERGAITNAATSQDYTHYYITTAPADFRDLGPLQTEVILNASIPDAAFEPERNVVLEEIRRSQDNPQRRLYQQMAQMAFPSLPYRRPILGPAEVVANLTPQQMRDFHRQWYHPQAITAVAVGNLPVEKLIDTVLAGFSQVEPPTTAPPNNPDCPSEAPFTQIERQELTDSSLQQARMVMLWRVPGLNRISQTYALDVLASILGQGRTSRLVQSLREQQGLVSRVVAGNLSHRHQGMFYISAQLPPENLAAAEAEIDRHLRQLQQELVSPSEMARVRTQVANRYIFGNETPSDRANMYGYYQSQLEDLSLAFDYPSCIQSLQAEDLQKAAQQYLSPQAYGMVILRPA, encoded by the coding sequence ATGAGTGTAACGCTGCATACTTCCAAAACCGCACCACAGCTGAACTTTCCCACAGTTCGCCGGCTAGACAATGGCTTGACGGTAGTTGCCGAACAGCTGCCGGTAGAAGCGGTCAACCTTAGCCTGTGGCTGCAGGTGGGATCGGCGGTAGAACCCGACTCGATCAATGGTATGGCCCATTTTCTCGAACACATGATTTTCAAGGGAACGCCGCGCCTTGCTGGGGGTGAATTCGAGCGTTTGGTGGAAGAGCGCGGTGCCATCACCAACGCCGCCACCAGCCAAGACTACACCCACTATTACATTACAACTGCCCCCGCCGACTTTCGCGATTTGGGGCCGTTGCAAACTGAAGTCATCTTAAATGCCAGCATTCCCGATGCGGCTTTTGAACCGGAACGCAATGTAGTTCTCGAAGAAATTCGCCGCTCTCAAGATAACCCGCAACGGCGTCTCTACCAGCAAATGGCACAAATGGCGTTTCCCAGCCTCCCCTACCGACGTCCTATCCTCGGACCTGCGGAAGTGGTCGCCAATTTGACCCCCCAGCAAATGCGCGATTTCCACCGACAGTGGTACCATCCCCAAGCGATAACTGCAGTGGCGGTGGGCAATTTACCAGTGGAAAAACTCATTGATACCGTTCTTGCAGGATTTTCCCAGGTGGAACCACCGACAACCGCTCCGCCAAATAATCCCGATTGCCCCTCAGAAGCACCATTTACGCAAATCGAGCGTCAAGAACTTACTGACAGCAGCTTGCAGCAGGCGCGTATGGTGATGCTTTGGCGAGTTCCAGGATTAAATCGGATTTCCCAAACCTATGCTTTGGACGTGCTGGCGTCGATTTTAGGGCAAGGAAGGACTTCCAGGCTGGTGCAAAGTTTGCGCGAACAACAAGGGTTGGTTTCGCGGGTGGTGGCAGGCAATCTCAGCCATCGCCATCAGGGGATGTTTTATATTTCTGCCCAGTTGCCTCCGGAAAACTTGGCGGCGGCGGAAGCGGAAATCGACCGGCATTTGCGGCAGTTGCAGCAAGAGTTGGTTTCCCCCTCAGAAATGGCGCGGGTGCGTACCCAGGTGGCTAACCGCTATATTTTTGGGAACGAAACGCCCAGCGATCGCGCTAATATGTACGGGTACTATCAGTCGCAGTTAGAGGATTTGTCTCTGGCTTTTGACTATCCCAGCTGCATTCAGTCTTTACAAGCGGAAGATTTGCAAAAGGCTGCCCAACAGTATCTTTCCCCGCAAGCTTATGGTATGGTAATTTTGCGTCCAGCTTAA
- a CDS encoding DUF1830 domain-containing protein yields MTQILDSLSVAPERKILCGYKNQTNSVQIVRIANVPEWYFERVVFPGEFLMFHALPEASLEVHSNSTASAVLSDRIPCEKLEIAEEDSQQQASNFN; encoded by the coding sequence ATGACTCAAATTTTAGACTCTCTTTCCGTTGCACCGGAACGAAAAATCCTTTGCGGTTATAAAAACCAAACCAATAGCGTTCAAATTGTTCGGATTGCCAACGTTCCGGAATGGTATTTTGAGCGAGTTGTGTTTCCGGGAGAATTTCTCATGTTTCATGCCCTACCGGAAGCTAGTTTAGAAGTTCACAGCAATTCTACCGCTAGTGCTGTTCTCAGCGATCGCATTCCTTGCGAAAAACTAGAAATTGCTGAGGAAGATAGCCAACAGCAGGCTTCGAACTTCAACTAA
- a CDS encoding GNAT family N-acetyltransferase, which yields MKPTLPKNCYLRRAHAGDLASIFKLVLFAKLDPTQIRWQQFWVIEHQNTVIACGQLRNFTNAQELGSVVVDPQWRHCGLGTYLCRHLIQQATQPLYLECLGKQLATFYKNLGFLPVTWWELPPSLKPKFGLSVLGRQLLGIPVEIMKYSPPRS from the coding sequence ATGAAGCCTACTTTACCTAAAAATTGCTATCTACGTCGGGCCCATGCTGGCGATCTGGCCAGCATTTTCAAATTGGTATTGTTTGCCAAACTAGACCCAACGCAAATTCGCTGGCAGCAATTTTGGGTCATCGAACATCAAAACACCGTTATCGCCTGCGGCCAGCTGCGAAACTTTACCAACGCACAGGAATTGGGAAGTGTGGTTGTGGACCCCCAATGGCGCCATTGCGGTTTGGGAACCTATCTTTGCCGGCATTTAATCCAACAAGCCACCCAACCTCTCTATTTAGAATGTTTGGGCAAACAGCTAGCTACATTTTATAAAAATTTAGGATTTCTCCCGGTTACCTGGTGGGAGTTGCCGCCATCTTTGAAACCCAAATTTGGTTTGTCCGTTTTGGGACGACAACTGCTAGGCATTCCGGTAGAAATTATGAAATATTCCCCGCCTCGTTCCTAA
- a CDS encoding peptidoglycan-binding protein, which produces MWGRWVLGIGSITAISVVPALVEPPIAIAERQTDYTPGEFRSALYGLGYNIPQVGGTLSDPMTEQAIRSFQRQQQLPVDGKANPRTQNALAEIIINLQKDLNAVLQPEQRLPENQFYGPLTEELVREFQRRYNLPVTGMATPEVRILLEGKATPSGNRDRVRSIGASIPGDRQAIASRGVLYANVEQFRQVLIGLGYDIPERGSLNDDATQIAIRNLQREYELNVTGTPNAATQRKAAEVIKNLQNNLNLVVAPQPSLPLNQFYTDRVAAAVRQFQRQNNLPTTGIATLQVRRRLDRVARNCSRNQTCPGGR; this is translated from the coding sequence ATGTGGGGTAGGTGGGTTTTAGGAATTGGTAGCATCACCGCTATTTCGGTGGTTCCTGCTTTGGTGGAACCGCCAATCGCGATCGCCGAACGTCAAACCGATTATACACCAGGAGAATTTCGGTCAGCTTTGTACGGCTTGGGATACAATATCCCGCAAGTGGGGGGAACCTTAAGCGACCCCATGACCGAACAGGCCATTCGCAGTTTTCAACGCCAGCAACAACTTCCCGTTGACGGTAAAGCCAATCCACGAACCCAAAATGCTTTAGCCGAAATTATTATCAACCTGCAAAAAGATTTAAACGCCGTTTTGCAACCAGAACAGCGGTTGCCGGAAAATCAATTTTACGGACCTTTGACCGAAGAATTGGTACGAGAATTTCAACGGCGGTACAATCTACCCGTTACGGGAATGGCCACGCCAGAAGTGCGTATTTTGTTAGAAGGGAAAGCCACCCCCAGCGGCAATCGCGATCGCGTACGTTCGATTGGGGCCAGTATTCCCGGCGACAGACAAGCCATTGCATCCCGGGGAGTTTTGTATGCCAACGTAGAGCAATTTCGCCAGGTTTTGATTGGTTTGGGATACGACATTCCCGAACGCGGATCCTTGAATGACGACGCCACCCAAATAGCGATTCGCAACTTGCAGCGAGAATACGAACTTAACGTTACCGGAACCCCCAACGCAGCTACCCAACGCAAAGCAGCAGAAGTCATCAAAAACCTGCAAAACAATTTAAACCTGGTGGTAGCACCGCAGCCGTCTTTACCCCTGAATCAATTTTATACCGATCGAGTCGCCGCGGCAGTCCGACAATTTCAGCGACAAAACAACCTGCCAACAACAGGCATTGCCACCCTGCAAGTACGCCGGCGGTTGGATCGGGTAGCTAGGAATTGTTCGCGAAATCAAACCTGTCCGGGGGGGAGATGA
- a CDS encoding TPM domain-containing protein gives MQQLLHPLVNSYKYLWNLRRMLLAVVTGLAAMQLVIFPAAATGTYDFPALSNVAKNTWIFDKADVLSRLNQQKLQKQLSEVAETTGTEVRLVTLRGLDYDETATSFTQNLFEKWFPNPEDGQNQVLLVLDTLTNNTAIETGEQVESVLSDEIAESIASETMMVPIRDGNKYNQAFLDATSRLAAVLSGEPDPGAPQLEEDIQVAGTFTSAEETDIQGSTWLVIGLLIAATIIPMATYYLYIR, from the coding sequence ATGCAACAACTTCTCCATCCCTTAGTTAATAGTTATAAATACTTATGGAACTTACGGCGCATGCTACTGGCGGTGGTAACTGGTCTGGCAGCCATGCAGTTGGTGATATTTCCAGCCGCGGCTACGGGAACTTACGATTTTCCCGCACTTAGCAATGTGGCAAAAAATACTTGGATATTTGATAAAGCAGATGTTCTCAGCCGTTTAAACCAACAAAAACTGCAAAAACAGCTTTCCGAAGTGGCCGAGACCACAGGAACCGAAGTACGGTTGGTGACGTTGCGGGGATTGGATTACGACGAAACGGCAACCAGTTTTACCCAAAATCTGTTTGAGAAATGGTTTCCCAATCCCGAAGATGGACAAAATCAAGTGTTGCTGGTGTTGGATACCCTCACCAACAATACCGCCATTGAGACTGGCGAACAGGTGGAATCCGTCCTCTCTGACGAAATTGCCGAAAGCATAGCTTCCGAGACCATGATGGTGCCGATTCGCGATGGCAACAAGTACAATCAGGCGTTTTTGGATGCCACCTCGCGCTTGGCCGCGGTTTTATCGGGAGAACCCGATCCGGGAGCACCGCAGTTAGAAGAAGATATACAAGTGGCGGGAACCTTTACCTCGGCGGAAGAAACCGATATACAGGGGTCCACGTGGCTGGTAATTGGGTTGCTAATCGCGGCGACCATTATCCCCATGGCTACGTACTATCTCTACATTCGCTAG
- a CDS encoding methyltransferase domain-containing protein: MATILRDWSYQHQWLYDTISRLAAVSVGGEGRFRRLPLQGVEISPQTRVLDLCCGAGQSTRWLVRKSQDVVGLDASPLSIQRAQKQVPEATYVEGFAEELPFTSDRFDVVHTCVAMHEMTPKQRRQIFQEVYRVLAPGGIFTMLDFHSPATPVLWPGLALFMWLFETETAWQMLQENIPEVLANIGFHLRDRRFHAFGSLQTIQAQKLA; the protein is encoded by the coding sequence GTGGCAACTATTTTAAGGGATTGGAGTTACCAACACCAATGGCTCTACGATACCATCTCCCGCCTCGCTGCTGTAAGTGTTGGCGGCGAAGGCCGTTTTCGGCGTTTACCGCTGCAGGGGGTGGAGATTTCTCCGCAAACCCGGGTTTTGGATCTGTGCTGCGGTGCCGGTCAGTCAACGCGATGGCTAGTGCGCAAATCCCAGGATGTGGTGGGGTTGGATGCTTCGCCATTATCTATCCAACGCGCCCAAAAACAAGTACCAGAAGCTACATATGTGGAAGGGTTTGCCGAAGAATTGCCCTTTACAAGCGATCGCTTCGATGTGGTTCACACCTGCGTCGCCATGCATGAAATGACCCCCAAACAACGACGCCAAATTTTCCAAGAGGTTTATCGGGTGTTGGCACCAGGCGGCATCTTTACCATGCTGGATTTTCATTCTCCAGCAACGCCGGTTTTGTGGCCGGGATTGGCACTGTTTATGTGGTTGTTTGAAACGGAAACGGCTTGGCAAATGCTACAGGAGAATATACCAGAAGTTCTGGCCAATATAGGATTTCACCTGCGCGATCGCCGTTTCCACGCTTTTGGTAGCTTGCAGACGATCCAAGCCCAAAAACTTGCCTAA
- the hemH gene encoding ferrochelatase, translating to MSRVGVLLLNLGGPERLEDVRPFLFNLFSDPEIIRLPFRWMQTPLAAMISTMRASKSQNNYREIGGGSPLRRITEEQAIALEKQLQKQGYDARVYIGMRYWNPYTEEAIAQIKRDGIEQLAVLPLYPQFSISTSGSSFRLLEKLWHEDATLDKIDYTLIPSWYHRDGYLQAMAQLIGQELDKFPNPDNVHVFFSAHGVPVSYVEEAGDPYQKEIEDCAARIMQTLNRPNDYTLAYQSRVGPVDWLQPYTEDALVDLAKKGVRDMVVVPISFVSEHIETLQEIDIEYREVAESAGIENFHRVPALNTHPTFIQDLADLTVESLNSPRIHFEQVRQPQKKVKMYPQERWEWGLTPTAEVWNGRLAMLGILMLTIELLSGNGPLHFVGLL from the coding sequence ATGAGCCGCGTTGGAGTTTTACTACTAAATCTAGGCGGGCCAGAACGGCTTGAGGACGTTCGCCCTTTTCTATTTAACTTGTTTTCCGACCCGGAAATCATCCGCTTGCCTTTTCGCTGGATGCAAACCCCGCTGGCGGCTATGATTTCCACCATGAGGGCTAGCAAATCCCAAAACAACTACCGCGAAATTGGCGGTGGTTCTCCCTTGCGTCGCATTACCGAAGAACAGGCGATCGCTTTAGAAAAACAGTTACAAAAACAAGGATACGACGCGCGGGTGTACATTGGCATGCGCTATTGGAATCCTTATACCGAAGAAGCGATCGCCCAAATCAAACGCGATGGCATCGAACAGCTGGCTGTGTTGCCCTTGTACCCGCAATTTTCTATCAGTACCAGCGGTTCTAGCTTTCGCCTTTTAGAAAAATTGTGGCACGAAGACGCAACCCTTGACAAAATTGACTATACCCTCATTCCCTCCTGGTACCATCGGGATGGCTACTTGCAAGCCATGGCCCAATTAATCGGCCAAGAACTGGATAAATTCCCCAATCCCGACAACGTTCACGTCTTCTTTAGCGCCCACGGCGTTCCCGTCAGCTACGTAGAAGAAGCCGGCGACCCCTACCAAAAGGAAATTGAGGATTGCGCCGCGCGGATTATGCAAACCCTCAACCGTCCCAACGACTATACCCTAGCGTACCAAAGCCGGGTAGGTCCGGTGGATTGGCTGCAACCCTACACCGAAGATGCTTTGGTAGACTTGGCGAAAAAAGGCGTTCGGGATATGGTAGTGGTTCCCATTAGTTTTGTCTCCGAACACATCGAAACCCTCCAGGAAATCGATATTGAGTATCGGGAAGTAGCCGAATCCGCCGGCATTGAAAACTTCCATCGGGTACCGGCTTTGAATACCCATCCCACCTTCATTCAAGACTTGGCGGACTTGACCGTGGAATCCCTCAACTCGCCCCGGATTCACTTTGAACAAGTACGCCAGCCCCAGAAGAAGGTTAAAATGTACCCACAAGAACGCTGGGAATGGGGACTAACGCCCACGGCGGAAGTATGGAACGGACGCTTAGCCATGCTGGGTATCTTAATGTTAACCATTGAATTGCTAAGCGGCAACGGACCGCTGCATTTTGTGGGCTTACTCTGA